In Solidesulfovibrio carbinoliphilus subsp. oakridgensis, the sequence AGGGAGGCCACGCCGCCGACGCCGCCCATCTGGAGGGCGAAGCCGCAGATCCAGTAGCCGAGCATGCCGATGCCGTAGACCATCATGTTCATGGCCATGGTGTGGCCGGCGTTCTTGGCGCGGGTGAAGCCGGTTTCGGCCAGGGCGAAACCGGCCTGCATGAACATGACCAGGAAGCCGCAGATGAGCGTCCAGACCATGTTGATGGAGATGCGGTTGTGCCCGACCACGTCGGCCAGTTTGGCGGCCAGCGGTTCTTTCGCGGACAGGGTCTCCATGTCTTCTTTGGTGGGCGCGCCGGCGGTGGCGCCGACGACGTCGGCGGCGGTGCCGATGGAGGCGCCGCTCGGATCGGGCACGGGCGCGGCGTCATCGGCCGAGGCGGCCAGGGGCACGGCCAGTATCGTCAAAAAAAGGGCCAGTAACAGAACGGAAATATTTTTTCTCATTGTGGTCTCCGATTCCAGGGGGTTGTCCGGGGCGCATGGCCCGGGCCTTGGGGCTGCGTCTGCCGTGTGGGCCGGGTTCGGCCGGAATCACGAGGAGTCGAAGATGGCGAACATGCTGGTCCTCCGATGGGAAGTTTGTTTCGTCGCCGCAACGACGAGGGCAGTGCAAGGGGTGCGCCAAGCTTGTAACATGCTGTATTCCATGCCTATGCATCAAAAGATTCCAACCCGGCGTCCGGCGGCGGGTTGTTTGGTAACAATTTTGTCTCTATTTTGAAAAAGGGTGACCGTAAATGTCGCAAGTGCGCCCTGGGCGGCCGGAATTTCCCATGAACTTGCCCACAGGGCATAGCCGAAAGAAACCGTTTTGTTGCATTTCAACTTTGTAATTATCTACCAGAATGTTAATTCTTGTGCTGGTGGGTCGTGCGCCGCATAATGAATGCTTGGACCCTTGGCCCGGCCTGGCCGAAGCCGCCGGGCAAGCCGCCCGAAGTACCGGCCAAGGGGCCGGAAAAGGTCCCTTTTATACTTCTGGACCGCCGGCCCGCCCCACGGCGTCCGGGGACGACATTGTTCGCGGGCCAGAGCCGGAGACGTCGGGGCCGCCATGGGCGCAGGGTGTACATTTTTGTCGCAAGGGTGCCGTTCCACCATGATCCTTCGGACCGTCCTCTGGTATCTGCTGGCCGCCATCGGCGAAATCGGCGGCTGTTTCGCCTTCTGGGCCTGACTGCGCTTTGGCCGGTCGCCGCTGCAAGCCGCCTTCCCTTGCCGCCGGTCCGGCCCTGCCCTAGGATGCGGCCATGCAGGCGAACGATTTTTTTCCCCTTGTCCCTTTGGCCTGGAACGGGGTGGCCCTGTCCGTGCCCGAGGACTGGCGACCGGCCCGGCTGGGGCTCGGGTATCTCTTTTTCGAGGACGCCGACGGGCCGGCCTTTGAGTGCAAATGGCGGCGCGGCGCCGGCCGCGAGGGCATGGAGGCGGCACTTCGGGCTTTGACCCCCAAGGGCCGGGCCACGGCCGGCGGCCAACTCCCGGACGACTGGCTGGCCGCCCTGGCCGATTTCGAGCTCATGCCGCTCTCCTGGGGGCAGGCCGGCCGGGCGGGCTTGGGGGCGGCCCTTTTCTGCCCCGACTGCGGCCTGGCCGCCGTGTTCCAGGGGTTTGCCGGGCCGGACGGCTTTTCCACCGGCCGGAAACGGCTCCTGGCCTCGGTCCTGCGGTCCTTTCGCCACCACGATCCCGGGCCCCCGGCCTTTCGCCTTTTCGGCCTGTCCTTTGTCGCGCCCCCGGGCTTTGCCCTGGCCGCCCACGAGTTCGTGCCGGGCCGGTTCGTCCTGTCCTTTGCCGCCGGCCGGGAACGTCTGGACGTGGTCCGGCTGGCCCCGGCCGACGTGCTCCTGGCCGCGGCCGATCTCGGGGCCGTCGCGGCCCGGGCTTTCGGCTCCACGGAGGCCGAGGCGCAGAGTCCGGGCACGGTGGCCGGCTGTCCGGCCGTGTGGCTGGCCCGGCGGCAGGGCAGTGGTTTTCTCGACGTGGCCGCCCGGCATCTGGGCCGGCAGGGGCGGCTTGCGGTCCTGCGTCACGACCGGGACGCCAACAAGCTTCTCGGCGCGGCCCTGGCCTCGGCCCGGCCCGTGGACCGGGAGTGGCTGGCGGAGACGGCGGCGGCCTGTGTTTCCCTTTAACAAGCGGCCGCCGGCCCCGGCATCCGGCCTGACCCGGCGGGAGGCCATGGCGCTCTCTCCGGTCAAAAGCCGCGACGTCCTGGCTGACGAGGCCCCGTCCGGGTGCGTGCGCCTGTCCCTGCCCGTGGCCGTGCGCCCGGCCCTGGCCGGGCTGGCCCGGCGGTTCGGCCTGTGGGACGGCAAGGTCCTGCGCAAGACCGTGGAGCTCGACGCCATGGGCTCGGCCGTCTGGCGGCTGATCGACGGCCGGCGGTCCCTCGGCGATATCGCCGCCGCCCTGGCCGGCCGGTTCGGCCTCGACGCCCGGGAGGCCGAGCTGGCCGTGGCCGAATTCCTGCGCCAGCTCGGCCGGCGGGGGGCCATCGCCATGGCGGGGCAGGCGAGGGCGACGGAGGGGAAGGAAGGGATGCCTCCGGCGGCCGGGAGGGGATGATCCCCTCCCGAACCCTCCCCGATGGGGCCGTTTTTGCAGTGGCGAAGGGCGGTTCGGTGGCGTAGGGAGGGAAGGGGAAGAGAGGGGGGCGCGGCGTCACACCACCATGTTTGCCTCTCGCCCGGGAGTGCGTCCATGAACGAATATCCCTACGAGACGCAGCTTTTGCTGCGCATGGTGCTGGCCCTGGTCTGCGGTTCGGTCCTCGGCTACGAGCGGGAGCGCCACGGCATAAGCGCCGGCCTTCGCACCAACCTCCTCGTCTGCCTCGGTTCGGCCCTTATGATGGTCATCTCGAAATACTTCTACTACAAGGCCGGCGAGGGCATGGGCAATGTGGCCCTTGGCCTCGACCCCTCGCGCATCGCGGCCCAGATCGTCACTGGGGTCGGGTTTCTCGGGGCCGGGGTCATCATCAAGGACAAGGGTGCGATCCGGGGCCTGACCACGGCCGCCACCCTGTGGTTCAACGCCGGGGTGGGCATGGCCCTTGGGGCCGGCATGATTATCATCCCGATTTTCTGCACCGTGCTTGGCCTCGTGTCGCTCACCGTGCTCAAGCACATGCAGAAATACATCCGCCGCGAGGCCTACCGCGTCATGAGCATCACTTGCCAGGAGGCGGACGATCCGCTTGGCAAACTGGTCGCTTTTTTCACGGACCGGAAATTTACTATCGAGAACCTGAGTCTCAGCAAGATGAAGGACGGGCTCTCGACCTACCGCTTCACGCTCAAGTGCGACCGGATGTGCGTGGACACGGTGGCCTGCGTCCGGGAGCTGGCCGGCATGGGATTCGTGCGCAAGGTCAAGGTCCTCTAGCTGCCGACCACCGGTGGCTCAGACGGCCGGGATGACGGCGGCCAGCAGCCTGGCCAGGTCTCCTTCGGCCCGTTTGGCCGTGGCCAGGACCGCCTCCAGGGTGGTCTCGGCCATGCAGTCCGGCAGGTTGACGTTGGTCAGGCAGGAGACGGCCAGGACCTCCATCCCCAGGTGCCGGGCCGCGATCACCTCGGTCACCGTGGACATGCCGACCGCGTCGGCCCCCAACAGGCGCAGCATCCGGGTTTCGGCCGGCGTTTCGAGGGACGGCCCGAGCACCCCGGCGTAGACCCCGCGCTCCAGGCGAAGCCCGAGGGACAGGGCGCAGGCGTCGGCCACGGCCCCCAGACGCGGGGAATAGGCCCGGCTCATGTCCGGAAACCGAGGCCCGAGGGCGTCGTCGTTTGGCCCGACCAGCGGGTTGCGACCCGTCAGGTTGAGGTGGTCGGTCACCCGCATGAGCCCGCCGGCCGTGAAATGCGGGTCCAGGGCCCCGGCCGCGTTGGTCAGGATGAGCTGCCTGACGCCAAGGGCGGCCAGGAGCCGGACCCCGAAGGCCACGTCGCGCGGGGAATGGCCTTCGTAAAGGTGCAGCCGGCCCGAGAGGAGGGCCACCGGCCGGCTCGACCCGTCCGGCCCGGCCCCGGCCGCCGGCATCGTTTCCTCGATACTGCCTTGCGGATCGCCCGGCGGGCAGGCGGTCCCCATGGTGCCATAGACGAGGCGGCCGGCATGGCCCGGGGCCGTTGCGGCCGGAAAACCGGGGATGTCTCCGGTGGCCATGTCGCGGCAATGTTCCAATTTTCCGGCGATGCCGCCAAGGCCCGTGCCCGCGACCAGCCCCACGGCCCCGGCCGGCAGGGGACCGAGCCTTTCCGTCGCGGCCGCGGCCGCGCGCTTTACATCTTCGGGGTAGTGCATATACGTTCCTCCCATCAGTCGCCGCTTAGCATGAGGCCGGCCGGTCGGAAAGGGGGAGTCCTTTTTCGCCAGCGCCGCGTTTCGACGGACACGCCTTAACGGAACGGATGCATGGACCTCGGAACCTTTCTCGGCCTGGCCTCGGGCATCGCGCTCGTGCTCGGCGCCATCTTCATGGGCGGAACGCTCATGGAATTCGTCAACGTGCCGAGCGTCATGATCGTGGTCGGCGGCACCTTGGCCTCCATTTGCGTGGCCTATCCCCTGGAAGAGGTCTTCCAGGCCTTCTCGGCCATGATGCAGATCTTTTCCTCGCGCAAGGTCAAGGACGCCGAAGTGGTGAACATGATGGTGCGCATCGCCGAGATCAGCCGCCGCGAGGGCCTCATTGCCCTGGAAAACATCCACACCGACAACACCATTCTCAAAAAGGCCTGCCAGCTCATTGCCGACAATGCCGACCCGGCCCTCATCCGCGAAACCGTGCGCATCGAGATCGGGTCCATGAAGCGCCGCCATGCCGTGGGCGAGGCCGTGTTCAAGTCCCTGGCCGGCTATGCCCCGTCTTTTGGCATGATCGGCACCCTCATCGGCCTGGTCCAGATGCTGACCCGCCTGGACGACCCCAAGACGCTTGGTCCGTCCATGGCCGTGGCCATCATCACCACCTTCTACGGCTCCATGCTCTCCACGCTTTTATTCCTGCCCGTGGCCGGCAAGCTGCGCTCCAGGACCTTAAACGAGACCCTGCAGCTGGAGATCATTTTCGAGGGCGCCAAGTGCATCCTCGAAAACAACAACCCGCGGCTCGTCTACGAGAAGCTGTCCTCGTTCATCGCGCCCAAGGAGCGTCGCTATGAGCGGCGATGAAGAGTCCGGCCTCGACGACCTCGACGAGGCCGAGGCGCCGAGCGAGTGGCTGACCACGCTCGCCGACATGTCCATGCTGCTGATGACCTTTTTCATCCTGCTTTTTTCCATGTCCACCCTTGACGTCAAAAAGTTCTCGGATTCGTTCGACTCGGTCCAGAACGCCCTGGGCAGCAAAGGAAAGAGCAAGCAGGCCGCGCCCGTCTCCGGCCAGGAGATGTCCGCCCTGGTCGAACAGGCCCGCATCAAGCAGCGCATCATCGGCGAGCAGCGCCGGGTTTTCGAGAATTTCCGGTCTTTTGTGTCGCAAAAGGGCCTGGAGGGCGTCCTGGGGGCCACCCTCGAATCGGGCACGATCACCATCAGCCTGCCGACAGGGGTGCTCTTTCCCAAGGACGGCGTGGACTTGACCGACGAGGGCAAGGTCCGGCTGCGCACGCTCCATGAATTCTTGATCAAGACGGCCGGGGAGCGGATCAACATCCGGGGGTTCACCGACGACCTGCCGCCGGCTGCGGGGAGCCGTTTCCGGGACAACTGGGAAGTCTCGTCCCTGCGGGCGGTTGCGGTCCTTCGCTACATGCTGTCCCTGGGCATGGCCCCCAACCGATTGACAGCCACCGGATTAGCTGATTTAGAACCCCTCTACCCCAACACCACGCCGGAGCACCGGGCCAGAAACCAACGTGTGGAATTTGTCCTCGAACGCTTCATCGGCGAGTAGGGAGGCCGGCATGGACTTCACGTTCAAGCTGGAGGGGGAGTCCGGGCGGCGCGCCGCCCACCGCGAGCGTGTGCGCGGCCTGACGGCGTTTCTGGAAGACCGCGGGGACGAGCCCTACGTCGTCCACGACGTCAGCGCCTCGGGACTGGCCCTGGTCGACCCCGGAGGGACGCTTGTCGCCGGCACGGCCGGCCGCCTGACCCTGCGCCTCGGCCAGAAGACGCTTGTCGCGGGCCTGCCGGTTCTGGTGGTGCGCGCCTCCGGCGGCGAACTGGCCGGCCTGGCCTTCGGGCCGCTTTCCCTGCGCCAGGAAGCCTGGCTCGACAAGATGGTCCTGGAAATACAAAAACGGCGTATCGACCTGCGCAAGGCGCGGGATGCGGCCGGAAACCCTGAGCATAAGAAGACGGATCGTGCCGACGAACAAACATAAAGTCCTGGTGGCCAACCGGGGCGAGATCGCCATGCGTATTATCCAGG encodes:
- a CDS encoding PqqD family protein, encoding MALSPVKSRDVLADEAPSGCVRLSLPVAVRPALAGLARRFGLWDGKVLRKTVELDAMGSAVWRLIDGRRSLGDIAAALAGRFGLDAREAELAVAEFLRQLGRRGAIAMAGQARATEGKEGMPPAAGRG
- a CDS encoding MgtC/SapB family protein; amino-acid sequence: MNEYPYETQLLLRMVLALVCGSVLGYERERHGISAGLRTNLLVCLGSALMMVISKYFYYKAGEGMGNVALGLDPSRIAAQIVTGVGFLGAGVIIKDKGAIRGLTTAATLWFNAGVGMALGAGMIIIPIFCTVLGLVSLTVLKHMQKYIRREAYRVMSITCQEADDPLGKLVAFFTDRKFTIENLSLSKMKDGLSTYRFTLKCDRMCVDTVACVRELAGMGFVRKVKVL
- a CDS encoding purine-nucleoside phosphorylase → MHYPEDVKRAAAAATERLGPLPAGAVGLVAGTGLGGIAGKLEHCRDMATGDIPGFPAATAPGHAGRLVYGTMGTACPPGDPQGSIEETMPAAGAGPDGSSRPVALLSGRLHLYEGHSPRDVAFGVRLLAALGVRQLILTNAAGALDPHFTAGGLMRVTDHLNLTGRNPLVGPNDDALGPRFPDMSRAYSPRLGAVADACALSLGLRLERGVYAGVLGPSLETPAETRMLRLLGADAVGMSTVTEVIAARHLGMEVLAVSCLTNVNLPDCMAETTLEAVLATAKRAEGDLARLLAAVIPAV
- a CDS encoding motility protein A; this translates as MDLGTFLGLASGIALVLGAIFMGGTLMEFVNVPSVMIVVGGTLASICVAYPLEEVFQAFSAMMQIFSSRKVKDAEVVNMMVRIAEISRREGLIALENIHTDNTILKKACQLIADNADPALIRETVRIEIGSMKRRHAVGEAVFKSLAGYAPSFGMIGTLIGLVQMLTRLDDPKTLGPSMAVAIITTFYGSMLSTLLFLPVAGKLRSRTLNETLQLEIIFEGAKCILENNNPRLVYEKLSSFIAPKERRYERR
- a CDS encoding OmpA/MotB family protein, encoding MSGDEESGLDDLDEAEAPSEWLTTLADMSMLLMTFFILLFSMSTLDVKKFSDSFDSVQNALGSKGKSKQAAPVSGQEMSALVEQARIKQRIIGEQRRVFENFRSFVSQKGLEGVLGATLESGTITISLPTGVLFPKDGVDLTDEGKVRLRTLHEFLIKTAGERINIRGFTDDLPPAAGSRFRDNWEVSSLRAVAVLRYMLSLGMAPNRLTATGLADLEPLYPNTTPEHRARNQRVEFVLERFIGE
- a CDS encoding PilZ domain-containing protein; this translates as MDFTFKLEGESGRRAAHRERVRGLTAFLEDRGDEPYVVHDVSASGLALVDPGGTLVAGTAGRLTLRLGQKTLVAGLPVLVVRASGGELAGLAFGPLSLRQEAWLDKMVLEIQKRRIDLRKARDAAGNPEHKKTDRADEQT